A genomic window from Drosophila nasuta strain 15112-1781.00 unplaced genomic scaffold, ASM2355853v1 ctg40_pilon, whole genome shotgun sequence includes:
- the LOC132797957 gene encoding uncharacterized protein LOC132797957, translated as MAFGQHMITSGSTYALLSKLNMLDDRSLVFNRQDSFDLIRKKACKLMQLKHDVNEKRYNLRSRIIKVFRRNFKQSCFQTGYNAKFGPAFVKSRVRRKLGNSNYELEDLQGRLLGNYHVKDIRQ; from the exons ATGGCTTTCGGTCAGCACATGATTACATCTGGGTCGACATATGCATTACTTAGTAAGCTAAACATGTTGGATGATCGATCATTAGTATTTAATCGACAGGACTCTTTTGATTTGATCCGTAAGAAGGCATGTAAGCTGATGCAACTGAAGCATGATGTGAACGAGAAGCGTTACAATTTGCGGTCAAGAATAATAA AAGTGTTCCGTCGAAATTTCAAGCAAAGTTGCTTCCAGACTGGCTATAATGCAAAGTTTGGTCCTGCATTTGTAAAGTCGCGAGTTCGTAGAAAACTCGGCAACTCGAATTACGAGCTCGAGGATTTGCAGGGCCGTTTGCTAGGCAATTATCATGTCAAGGACATTCGACAATGA
- the LOC132797962 gene encoding uncharacterized protein LOC132797962 — MTPLVAASVLLSYGANPEHKTEDNRTPRKRSALASCIPSLNLRNQTRIQRFGDPEQMLQAIAHICLSKYGAMGGTKTTAQSNDKRGHNCNSKGHFAKECRKPKREPGSCYACGEMGHVIAECKKKKSVGVFNKSTGFDNSYNAS, encoded by the exons ATGACACCACTGGTTGCGGCTAGTGTGCTCCTCTCATATGGCGCTAATCCGGAGCACAAGACGGAGGACAACCGTACGCCACGGAAACGTTCAGCACTGGCTTCAT GTATACCGTCGCTGAACTTACGCAACCAGACACGCATTCAGAGATTTGGGGATCCAGAGCAGATGTTACAAGCCATTGCACACATATGCCTTTCGAAGTACGGTGCGATGGGAGGTACTAAGACGACGGCGCAGAGCAACGACAAGCGAGGCCACAACTGCAACTCCAAAGGTCATTTTGCCAAGGAATGCCGCAAACCAAAAAGGGAGCCTGGATCATGTTATGCTTGCGGAGAGATGGGCCATGTCATAGCAGAatgcaagaagaagaagagtgtTGGTGTATTCAACAAAAGCACCGGGTTCGACAACAGTTAT AATGCCTCATAG